TCAAGAATTCCTTGGTCATTGTCTTCCCATACAAAGGAAAAACGGCCTATATTCACATGTCTTAGCTTCGTCATTTCCCATAAAGTAGCAGCCTTTAGGTGTAACTTCTTTCTTGAACGGAGCTGTAGAGTTTGGAGATCATGTAGGTGTGATATCCACTTGAATTCAAATTGCTCGACATATAGTGCAAGGTACCTCAACTGAGTTAGCGACTTCATAGCAGTAGCCCATGAATTTGGCAATTCCACATCCAACAAATGCAATACCCGAACAAATCTTAATTTAACTAGTAAATGTAATGGATTTGACCAGTTATTCCATGTATTGAATTTTGGATGAGCAATGAACTCCAAAGAATTTGTTTCCTTGGAATTGAGCATTGGAATCTTATCAAGCTGATATTCAGAATCATCTAATTGTTTAACAAGATCATCATGAATATAAATGCATAACCGTGAGTCCTTGGAATATTGCAAATGTTGATATGGATTGTATGGCATTGCAAGCTGCATAAACTTTTCTTCTGTAAGTTTTCTCAAACAAAACTCACGCACTACATCATGAAGTATACAACTTTCTATGTCACCATCGATTTTCCTTTCAGAAACTATTACAAGGCTTCTATTAAGTAGATCGTTCAAGCAAACTCTAGATGCTTCTTCCATGTTCTCTGTTTCGGCATTCAATACAAACTCTTCAGCCATCCACAACTTGAGCAAATCAGAAACTGGAATCTTATGGTCTTCCGGAAACAATCCCATGTAAAGAAGACAAGGCTTTAAGTGGTTTTCTAAATGGTCATAACTTGATTGAATTACCTTCATACTCTGCTCTCCTAAAGCAAGGGAACTTAAGTCATTTGCAACCTCATGCCAAAAAGAGGcttctctttcctttttccCAAGAATCCCAGCAATCACGACAATCACAAGAGGCAGACCCTTACAAATTTTTACAATTTGTAGCCCTACTTCCAGTAGATCTGGCGGACAAAACTCTCCTCTAAATACTTTCTTCTGCAATAATTCCCAACTCTCTTCTGGTGTTAGAAATCTAAGAGAATAAGGATCACTGCAGTGCTGAAGATGCTTAGCTACTTGTTCAATTCGAGTTGTGACAATTACTCTACTTCCATTTTCCCCTTGAGGGAAACATATTCCCAAATCTTCAAATGCCTTAACTTCCCAAATATCATCTAATACAATGAGGTATCTTCTGCCTATTAGACTTTTGCGCAACATGTCAGCTATGTCATCATCTTCATTGATTTCTCTACGTGTTGCTTGTTTAAAAATCTCAGCCAACAACTTCTTCCTATTATATGCTTGGAAAACAGTACACCATACTTTAACATCAAAGCGATTAATAATAGAGGGATTGTTGTATACCTTCCTTGCTAAAGTTGTTTTACCAAGTCCCGCCATTCCAAAGATCGAGATAACATCTAGCTCCTTTATTCCTCCAATCAATCTCTCCATTATGCTTTCCGCATCTTTCTCAAAGCCCACGACTTCCTCCTCAAGTAATGGAAAACTACGTTTGGTGGAAGGGCGTGCAGAAGAAACAgtttctttttcacaaacaaCCTCCATGTCAATTGTTGAAAACTATGCTTGGTGTCTTTCACAATTCTGGAAGCAACAATCTATCTGCCATAGAGTTAATATCTCTGTTGCAGCGTCACCTATCATAAAAGGAAACAACATTAACAATCTTCATAATTTAGAAAAAACCACAACTAATGAACCAATGTCACATGTAAAGTctcgtgtttttttttttatgccACCTTTGACacatcacctagtgtttttgtctCCCATAAGATTTGAATCTTTGTGTTCTGAAGGCCATCAAATATATCATATGTAAATTAAGGCGCTAGTTTTCTGCAGAGACACAATAAATATTCGaatcaaagaagaagaaaatcctaaaaagaaaagaaaaatagggaAAAAAGTTCATTCTTACTTTCAAGCGAGAAATCAGCCAACAAAAAGTTGGAAAGTAGTTAAGTTAGAGTAAACGGTGTATTATTAGAGAAATTACatacatcttcttcttcatcagtGAGGGAATATATAAGAATTTAACTACATTTATTGAATATCCAAAATTAGTTTTGTTAGATCTACATTTAAATTGTTCCTTCATTTTCAACGATAGAAAATGTCAACGCCTTTGTTCCTTACTCCCAATGTTTCAATAATGTATGTGTGTtgctcttttttttatataccttTGTAGATGGTGAAAGTGGCGGCGGCGCAATTATCGAGTTTCGTTAGTCTGACTTGTACCTATTTGAAATGGAGTACTACTCTTGCTGCAGCTTGTCACTCGGCTGCATAATTGGAGTCCCGTGCATTTTGCACCACTTATTATCACTCTATATTagtatttcattttattttaattattattttgcaaaattatgaattaTTGCACTcactaaaataatatattttaaaatatatatatattgttgtgTCTGTTTTATCTAGGTCTTATAGTATCTGACCTTATTGCTTTCAGTACTAGGAAGTCTATTTCGAATCGGTTTCCGCTTACGTCATTCATCGATTTTCCTcagaaaataagaagaagaagcttGGTAGCTTAGAAGAATTGTGAGCATACAATGTGTAAATAAAAAGTATGGAATCCCCAATTCAGATAACCACTAGGTTATTTATAGATAGGCTTTAGGGAACAACTTATGTAAGATTGTGGTATTctacttagccacaaactctgcaatTTCGTACAGACCAATGAAAATCTCGTCCTATCTTTATCTACTCCTATCGTTGTCTTCACATTCAAAGCTAAATGGGCTATGCTTGTGAGATATCAGTGCGGTGATGTTACTTCTTGAATTTTTTCAAACTCAGTTGCATTCATTTTTTGGTCCGGAGATGCTAGTAAATGCTTCTTAAGCGGATTGTTGTCTTCACATCCAAAGCTAAACCTCCGAAGCTAAATGGTCTATACGATCCAAGTCTATACCCCAATCGAGAATCGGTGCTCGAAATCACAAGTGATTCCAAGCTAACCCTTAGCATAGCATATCTAAACAAAACTCATGAAAATTGAAGCGGAAACTTAAAcacatatttaacataaaactaaataaagaaaattaagaGATCAATGAGACTACATCCAATGTCTGAATAAAGCCTCAACTATCcagaatgaaagaaataattatGTCGGGACATAGGCCCTAGCTACATCAAATCAAATGACAAAACAAAGAAAGTCTAACTAAAATCAATCCATGGAGTACTCGAatgggaaggactcaccaactgctAATTGGAAGTGCTACAATCTTACTAGCCACGAGTTTGAGGACGAACGTCtaaatctacatcataaaaagatgcaaCACAGAGAAAAGTATGTGGTCATTACATGGAATATAATGATTACATAAGGAACACTAAACATAATGATAACAAGTGACAATGAACCATGAGAGTGAAATAAAGTTTCAAAAGTCATAACCATAATGAAAAGACTGAAAAGACACCCTGTAGTTAGTACATAAGTGTCACGATCCGAACTAGGGCCTAGCCCGTGACACGGCGATTAGAATCCCGAGGGACCCCAATCAAGCCTCTAATCATATCATACaagagcatacataagataaatgaAGTAAATAAGCAAGATCAAGATACGAAAACAACatctcaataaaagcataagtCTCGAAATGAGAAAGCGATGACATAGActcttactatctaacatgcctctactaactcgatgggggcataagacaagctcctagctcacccaatgtcatgacccaacctaggacctagtcgtaacacggcgatcgaaaccccaaaagggctccaaccaagactcttgacgtattataagcatgcataagataaagtaaagcagaaataacataggaaagagtcttaaatcatgaatcataaaagtataGGAGTTTGGCGACATAGATTCTACATAGTGTGTCCAACAATTGCCTCTACTAATCAAGAAGgatggggctaagacatgtccctagctcaccctcaatatgaatataacaaaagtctttgaaatgaaACAAACTCATAACTCACCCTCGATAGATGATGACTCACCAATCTTCATAGGATAAcaactctactagccacgtgtggaaggaatgtgatcctcaacccctatattatgagacaatgtaggcaataaatatacattagtacgtttaaatgtattaagtatgtgggcatgccatgcaatataaatcataggatgcaatgttCAAATAACGCATATGATAAAAGAGGATAAGTAGAAGCCATGAgtaaaccataatgatcaagcATTTAAGTGACATAGTCAAATCATAAGGAAACATAAAAAAACGCATACATATGTGAAATATAACCATAACTGATAATAatactatgtgagctataacatggaatccttaTGTCTCCTCATATAACAGAAGAAACgggaatctactttccaaggtagactttacCCCGCTAGGAGGATCATTTACAtatactatatatggatccactagccagGCCATAAGGAAAATCCTAtgatggcacgtagttatgagacaagagactttatataaagaccccgtaggtcgagcccccacctaaAATaatcattcagtgctaagtcaaatcccacaaaatacataacatattaATAATACTTAACAtattatcataaacttgttcataaacttcataattcatagaataactcattttcatatcatacttgcaatgtgaataaaagcctttcaacatcacaatatcatacttacataattcatgtcatttggttcctaggtcaccaattttggaccctaagtcacctttctttataacttgaataaaattcatatcttgaacataattgaAGTTCgtaatcatagttcatagtcaatttgattgaaaaccatgaaatatttgaaaatttttgaaCTTCCTAATCATAAtccatgtaaatcatcattgaaaatagcttcatgcatgagcattcataatttgacttaaaatcatacaatggatgtagaatcatgcttataatgatcattgataacaattaaaaatgtaattaaaacaacccaatgcaattcatcaaaatgagGGTTAAAAAACTAATGAAATTTAAAGAGATCTTTGAAggaaaccttgggacttcatgggtgaaaggaacccatagatcaatccccacatacattgacgaaatcaactcagaattgaagaagaactttgttgaacttgaaaccctagattGAAATTGTAGGaggaacttgagagaagtgcttagtcttgccttagggaaatttaggagaatgaatagaataggagGAGAATTTGAAGGATTGAAtaaatatagactttgaacttggccatgaaagtgtctaggttcattgaactaaaTTTGGAAAAAGAGATAAATACCTCTCATTAAACTTTGGATTTTGGACCTACGAATAGgattctatgagtcgtagaagtgtTGACGAGTCTAGGAATGACTCGTCCTGTAAGTCTGAAAATTTGCAAATTCCTGAGCCTCTAATCTTTCCCTACGAGTCAATATTATGAGTCATCAATAGgcctatgactcatcctattgagtcgtaGGACATCATCTGAGATAGGCCCAAGATAAACTCAAAGATTCACTCTACAACTCGTCCCTACTAGTCGTAGGAATGTCTACAAGTCGTAGATGGAGTCGTGGTCCTGAGGTCAGTtcccttttctttctttgtttcaaCTTTCTGACTTCCGAGGTATTACAATATTTCCccattgggaacattcgtcctcgaatgagatcaACTTAGCAAGAAAAGGACATGGGACGAGGACTAGCAATctaacatgaatgcaatgacacatagcaaagcataaaccatgagattttcaatattagcataaatcataactttaaaatcaactccataaacatgcatgcatataaaagACATATGAAACTGAAATGTAGGAGTTGAATCGATCTGAacatgagcaacttagtaccttaggcttgaatGGAAGGAAGAAATACAGATAACGCTTTATCATGTCCGTTTCTGCTTTCCATGTAGTACTCTCTACTTGCTaatttctccacaacaccttgatggaTGTAACTTTtttgttccttaatctctttACTTGCCGGTGTAAGATTTccatcggaacctcttcataactcaagttctcttcaacgttcacattctccaatggtacaataacatttggatcacccacaaactttcttaacatcgacacgtgaaacaccggataaactatagccaactcaaatgataagtctaactcatatgccaccttgccaacacatctcaagattttatatggtCCTAAATACCTAAGGGATTTTAGGTccaaagttgaaaattgagttaaagtttgattcaagtttgacttttatcaacatttggggttcaggtgctcggattggatttttgatgatttcaatgatttagGGATGTGATTCTAATACTAGAAATgactttgttgtaatttttagaggtgtcgagggtattttgggtatttcaagtgttgAAGCTAGCTTGGTTGCGACTTATTAtatttcgggtcaaggagacctcaaattcgaattttgatgattccatttAGTCGAGAACGTCGAATTcagtagggttgcatatatggtttatgTATAGGGAGTTTCAAACGAATCCCGAAGGTCTATTTCGTGACTTTGAGACTTGTTAGAATACACTATTTGGTGCCTGTGAAATCCTTCTCCGCGTTCGCGGAGGGTAATTGTTTCCTTTTACGCATTCACAGAGAAAAGGTCGCATTCGCGGAGGGTAATAATTTTCTTCTTCGCATTCACGGAGGGTAATGATTTCCTTCTCAACGTTCGCGGAGGCAAGGATGCGTTCGCGGAGGGTTGTTTCTGCTACCTTCGCATTTGCTGAGAGCAAAATTTGCCTGAACAGTGAAATTTTCCCCAAAGTTGGGGTTTAAGCCATTGtccaccatttttgagttttcaagCTTGGTAGAGGCGATTTGAAAGGGGATTCTTATGGGGAATATATTTGGTAAGCTATTCTAAGATATTATCTTGATTATCTATTACTTAATTCAGATTTTTAacatgaaattgatgattttgaatttgaggAATTGGAGCTTTTCAAGAACAATGCAAATTTAGTTTTCTATTGATTGTGAACTCATTTTAACTacatttttgaaatagtttttcaccattagattcctGACTACTTGAGGAATATTTTCAGCTAAAAGTATCCATATTTCGAGTTTGTTTTCGTACATgggatttttgaccattttacccttttcacctgaattgattgattttagtgtcattaGCTtcgaaatgtgattgtgagtttatatttgattagattgggGTGATTTGAAGTACCATCAAAGAGGAAAATCGTTGAATTTGAGTTGATCGTGACCTTagctaaggcaagtggaattctaacctTCTGATAAATATGTTCAACCATGTGTTTTCCTATGTGTGGGAGTTAGGGTATAATTGTGATAGTTGATTGATTATGATTCATCTATTATGGGGCTTTGGTTGTGGAATTCGGGTGTAAGTAATGGTATAAGTGTTGTAAATTCTCAGGTTTATTTACTATGATGTGATGATGGACTATGTGGTGCTATATATGACTATTCATTTTGTATTCACTCATTATTTGTGCGTATATCTATTTGTGATGGCTGAGAAAGTGATATGAGTGAGATACTGTACATTGGGATCGAGGTTTCTACCGATCGAGGTAATTTATTGATGTTTCTTCTAGCGGTCGAGGTCTTTTCCAATGGATATTATGGACGACGTCTTTTTCTACAATGATGAttgatacatggtctatgtgagaCCCCCATAGGTTCTGGTCTGAGGTGATTAGCGGATGTGTATCGTAGGACAGATATGCATCACGATATTTGACAttacattttcatatatttcATCCTATGGTTATATATGATTGAGTTTTCTTGTGTATTTATATATGTACTTCCTATTTGTGGACTGTCTGGTATTTCTGAGATAACTATTTTATAAACAGTATAGTAgttgggatgtcaggagtacATGTGTTtcgcattgctttacttagggtttagttttcatttgctgagtaccgtgttgttggtgctcaccccttgcttctacgcTTGTGTAGGATCTGAGCCCTATGCCTCATTCTCTTAGCATTTTGTTAATTGGACCGAGCTTCTGGATGTGTGAGTGGTAGCAAATTATCTTTTTTGGCAAATTCCCGATGCCCATTTATCTTATGTTTAGTTCTATTTTAGGATCGAGACATTTAGACTTGtatcttttcatttttgttgAGATAGTGACTTGTAaatgtgacaccaagtcttggatggtttagaatttattttttcgcttatccttatctatatcatattagactttatatttcctcttttatttttgcttattttgaattgttcagACTCTTAGGCTGACTCGCCTTGGTGGGTTTGTAGAGATCCTTTagggaggatgctactacttaaaaaatgtatataaaacTCGTAACATTTAAAAGAACTTTCCGTAAGgcatatttatataatctagtagtgaaatttttcccatttaaaaatagttaaaggtgTAAGGTTTTTAGATAGTTTAAAATTCTTTgatctcaattaaatcaaataaaagttcTAATTTAGGATGGGGcgacttttcaaaataatttaagaaactaACTTACGAGACATCCATGTATTATTCCTTATCACTACAATTCATGCTATAAACTATTACCAACTTATAAGTATCCAAGGTTAACTAATTCATGCTTCATCCAAATATTCCAACTCCAAAGGTAAATTTAGTACATCATAAGACTtggaaatttacatgctccaaaaTAACAACACAAGCAACCAACTTTAAGTTACAACCCATAGTTTCATTAATGGATCAACCCtcacaaataaatacataaatacatatacacaagcaccccatagatcatatacatgtcccaaaatactataaaatatagatacttatatgcaaatgtgatcttccttaaagctcccaaaaactttatttccaatggccaacctcaagcatcttctcggacatttcctacgatagaaataactatcgctaagcataaagcttagtggtgcaaaactacaagtttgaagcctttaggttctccaatttattttctcaagtcatgagcagcacaaatgtacacataataaaaaaatcaagccAACAAATATATCACGAGTATTAAGTTCTATATGTAAAAATTTAAGTGTCAATAATTCATAAAAgcatatttataaattttagcaCTAAGTTTCACCCAATATGTACGTCAAGACGTCACACCAAATatgatcaagtatcaagaaggaccggagccctgtatcaagaagggtaaagacccaataatcaagagaaccattcatactcaaaatggacaacttccatacttaagacgaactaaaaatccataatcaagatggaaAAGGATCCAAAtaaagaggcatgccaatagtgacaaagtcacagccacaagaaggacaaagtccacaagaatgtcaagtgatcgagcaatccgtacaagtgggcgagttaaaCAAATGTCTTGCAAATTTCCAAATATACCAATATGACAATACAAATTTCAAGAAATAACAAACATACTAAGACAGGCTTTCGAATATACTAGCAAGTAACATGAGTTTATATACAAATCTTGGTGTTTTACCACAACATAAGTTCTACCATAATTTGTGAATTTTGAATTGTCTACGCTATAGACCAACCCAAATCCCCTTCGTCAAACAATTCATCTTGGCTTGTACAAGAGAATAtataccttaaatacacaatcaaatatatACTTAAGCTCAATGGTTCATCACATCAAAACTAAACAGGAAAATCAGTGAAAATTagccaaactatcaaaatagaaattctGGACGGTACCACTGTCCTGTATTGTCACTTAGTTTCAATGGGGTAAACGACACAAATAGACTTTGTGGCCTTAGTGAAAATTGTAGATATATGTCACAGAGTTTCAGGGAAATTCGAATCATCCCTATatcatttttttacaaaatgatatgctcAAAATGCTAACAGCAGTACATGTAGAGTTTGCAAAACATATTTTTGGGCAGCACTTGCCTTGTACTTCCCCACCGAGTTTTAAGTAAATACAATCAAAATTAGGTTTTGGGGCCAGCACAAAAATTGTAGgcgtatgaaatatctttctataacatcttgaatcacttaaaatgAAGCTTCATATAAAGAATTATGCTAAAACCACTAACAGCAGTTTagtccaaaaacgggtttgtaaCTTACCTCAATTGTGTGGCATTGTTTGGGGCTCAACTAAGGCAAATTTTGATGACTGATTTAGTGGATGAATATTATGAGAGAAGATATGTTTTGGTGTCTTTCTTACTTGGAGAAAACGAAATTGGAGGGGTGGTGGAGAGGATTAGAACCAagggtaataaaataaaataaaatgacaacaaaaagaaaagttgcCCACTTTTGTAAATATCTAGtcaatttaataaatttaataagatAATCATAATAGGAGTAGTTTATATAACTACACAATAACACTTCAAACAAGTTTCAATATCGTCAAGTTCACTTTTAGGAAGTGCAAAGTAAAATATACCCTTACTATCAAGATAtgataaattgaaaatttaagtatttgctaaaaaaaacttttggggtgttacagggTTAGGCGAGTACCATCACACCCGATTTTGTGGAGATGCCCATTACTTATCTTCGAGGGGCAATGAATACTATTAGAAAATCtttattttacttcttttaatTCTTTCGTGCAAGGGTTCTTGTATAAGTGTTGAGTTATCGCATGTTCTTTTGGCATATGGATAGGATTCGAGCATCAGCTTCTACTAGATGAGGGGAGCCAGCCCTTAAAATTTCTACTGAGACCTCACCTCGAGGTAGAGGTGAAGGTAGAGCCTGAGGCTGAGGTAGGGGTCGGGGCCAAGAAGCGGCACTAAACAGGGATCATGAGAGGGGTATTTCCCCTGAGCCTGCAACAAAGGCCAGATGTGGATATGTTCCTCCTGAGTATGCGGCAACGCCATTACTACAAGATACTTTACTGAGGGTTTTGGGCATGCTCGAGACTATGGCACAGACTAGAAGCCCAACTGACACACCAGGTACATCACAGACCCCAGTGAGGGTCCATGTCCCAGACCAGCAGTAGTATCCTAAGGCTCAAATACAAGCAGGATAGCTGTTggtagtcgctatagttgagATTCTTCCAGCACCAGTAATTAAGGGTTAGGATGCACAAGTTGATGCATTAACTGAGGATGAGCAGTGCCAGTATGAGAAGTTTAGGAAGATGGACCCACCTCAGTTTCAAGTTAGGAAGACTGAGAATGCATATGAGTTCTTGACCACTGCAGTGAGTTGCTTGAGACAGTTGGGTTAGCTGAGGCCCATGGTGTTCGATATGTTACTCTTCAGCTTTGTGGGCCAGCTAGAAAGTGGTGGAGGACATATTCTGGGTCTCTACTAATTGGTTCTCTTCTGGTGACTTAGGAGATG
This Solanum dulcamara chromosome 1, daSolDulc1.2, whole genome shotgun sequence DNA region includes the following protein-coding sequences:
- the LOC129887417 gene encoding putative late blight resistance protein homolog R1C-3 encodes the protein MEVVCEKETVSSARPSTKRSFPLLEEEVVGFEKDAESIMERLIGGIKELDVISIFGMAGLGKTTLARKVYNNPSIINRFDVKVWCTVFQAYNRKKLLAEIFKQATRREINEDDDIADMLRKSLIGRRYLIVLDDIWEVKAFEDLGICFPQGENGSRVIVTTRIEQVAKHLQHCSDPYSLRFLTPEESWELLQKKVFRGEFCPPDLLEVGLQIVKICKGLPLVIVVIAGILGKKEREASFWHEVANDLSSLALGEQSMKVIQSSYDHLENHLKPCLLYMGLFPEDHKIPVSDLLKLWMAEEFVLNAETENMEEASRVCLNDLLNRSLVIVSERKIDGDIESCILHDVVREFCLRKLTEEKFMQLAMPYNPYQHLQYSKDSRLCIYIHDDLVKQLDDSEYQLDKIPMLNSKETNSLEFIAHPKFNTWNNWSNPLHLLVKLRFVRVLHLLDVELPNSWATAMKSLTQLRYLALYVEQFEFKWISHLHDLQTLQLRSRKKLHLKAATLWEMTKLRHVNIGRFSFVWEDNDQGILEESSPTMLENLKTFHTCCIPLNNMNPMFPGMFLNSIPLTNMNPRFWWRFPNLEKLSLRVKYVPEYPLFPIPEVHTRLHSLSLVLSLTEFWDSVGWESYFVFPSNLRRLCLVGCFLTEEMVSNIARLRKLESLRLEGGFPLGESGHCWDVRNVEFPALKYLSLDIVPMEEWNASEASFPLLEKLVVKYCRYFKEIPPSFVDIPTLQLIELVNCRDSLGVSAMNIKKEIEETTGCNSLQVLIS